The following are from one region of the Streptomyces rubrogriseus genome:
- the disA gene encoding DNA integrity scanning diadenylate cyclase DisA — MAANDRAAAPGKSGGSAGADGLMRASLSAVAPGTSLRDGLERVLRGNTGGLIVLGSDKTVESMCTGGFVLDVEFTATRLRELCKLDGGIVLSSDLSKILRAGVQLLPDPTIPTEETGTRHRTADRVSKQVGFPVVSVSQSMRLIALYVDGQRRVLEDSAAILSRANQALATLERYKLRLDEVAGTLSALEIEDLVTVRDVSAVAQRLEMVRRIATEIAEYVVELGTDGRLLALQLDELIAGVEPERELVVRDYVPEPTAKRSRTVDEALAELDKLSHAELLELSTVARALGYTGSPETLDSAVSPRGFRLLAKVPRLPGAIIDRLVEHFGGLQKLLAASVDDLQTVDGVGEARARSVREGLSRLAESSILERYV, encoded by the coding sequence GTGGCAGCCAACGACCGGGCAGCAGCTCCCGGAAAGTCCGGTGGGAGTGCCGGTGCCGATGGCCTGATGCGCGCCTCACTGAGCGCCGTGGCGCCGGGTACCTCCCTGCGCGACGGCCTGGAGCGGGTCCTGCGCGGCAACACCGGCGGTCTGATCGTGCTGGGTTCCGACAAGACCGTCGAGTCGATGTGCACGGGCGGTTTCGTGCTGGACGTCGAGTTCACCGCGACCCGGCTGCGCGAGCTGTGCAAGCTCGACGGCGGCATCGTGCTGTCCTCGGACCTGTCGAAGATCCTGCGGGCGGGGGTGCAGCTCCTCCCCGATCCGACCATTCCGACGGAGGAGACCGGCACGCGGCACCGGACTGCCGACCGGGTCAGCAAGCAGGTCGGGTTCCCCGTCGTGTCGGTCTCGCAGTCGATGCGGCTGATCGCCCTGTACGTGGACGGGCAGCGGCGGGTGCTGGAGGATTCGGCCGCGATCCTGTCGCGGGCCAACCAGGCGCTGGCGACCCTGGAGCGGTACAAGCTGCGCCTCGACGAGGTCGCGGGCACGCTCTCGGCCCTGGAGATCGAGGACCTGGTGACGGTGCGGGACGTCTCGGCGGTCGCGCAGCGGCTGGAGATGGTGCGCCGGATCGCCACCGAGATCGCCGAGTACGTGGTGGAGCTGGGGACGGACGGGCGGCTGCTGGCGCTGCAGTTGGACGAGTTGATCGCCGGTGTGGAGCCGGAGCGCGAGCTGGTCGTGCGGGACTACGTGCCCGAGCCGACCGCCAAGCGGTCCCGTACGGTCGACGAGGCGCTCGCCGAGCTGGACAAGCTCAGCCATGCCGAGCTGTTGGAACTGTCCACGGTGGCGCGGGCCCTGGGGTACACCGGGTCGCCCGAGACGCTGGACTCCGCGGTGTCGCCGCGCGGGTTCCGGCTGCTGGCCAAGGTGCCGCGGCTGCCGGGCGCGATCATCGACCGGCTGGTGGAGCACTTCGGCGGCCTGCAGAAGCTGCTCGCGGCGAGTGTGGACGACCTCCAGACGGTGGACGGTGTCGGCGAGGCGCGGGCGCGCAGCGTGCGGGAGGGGCTGTCGCGGCTGGCGGAGTCGTCGATCCTGGAGCGTTACGTCTGA